The following proteins come from a genomic window of Mycolicibacterium rufum:
- a CDS encoding xanthine dehydrogenase family protein molybdopterin-binding subunit, with amino-acid sequence MSESVGRPVSRVEGTDKVTGRARYSADTPIEGVTFAALVQSDIPHGRVTAESMASAASRAAAAPGVLHVLTPLNCPALHALPEDLTWDLPLERRPPLSDLSVQHVGQHLALVVADSPENAAHAASLMAVSYEPAPAVLSAAQVLADPPVPEGGFGAVRHGAYRPDHFVKLTEEKLQDRRGPQAEPTGTTVEAIYTTPENAHYPIELSATIARWEGDLLVVHDSTRWITGERRALAAWLGIGEDRIRILSPLVGGAFGAKSFLWMHVVLCAVAARTVGRPVKLVLTRDQMFTSTGHRPPTEQRITLIADDTGALASTEHHTLTETSTVAHFCEPTGLSTRFLYRSPRLVVSHTVARINAPTPCFMRGPGEAPGLFALEVAMDELAEATGRDPLQLRLAHVTDRDQTTGRPWSAADLAGCYLTGARRFGWEDRPSTPRTLSRNGVQVGWGMATATYPGRRMPAGCRVQTLPDGRVRFSAATHEVGTGVRTVMAQVAADATGLPLDRVCFDSGDSAFPDAPYSGASQTTATVGSAVFAAAQEWKRRLGGRPFPAGGVGADLLDDLSFTVTSDGAPDGDAVSQSFGAHFCEVEVDEALGRATVTRWVAVMDCGRVLNPKLAANQVMGGITFGVGMALLEQVPHDPRTARPLGEYYVPTHADRPDFDISFLERPDYALNPIGVRGIGEIGTCGVPAAIANALHHATGKRLRALPITLEALLEPSDERMV; translated from the coding sequence GTGAGTGAATCCGTCGGGCGTCCGGTGTCGCGAGTCGAGGGAACCGACAAGGTGACCGGGCGGGCCCGCTACAGCGCCGACACCCCGATCGAGGGCGTCACCTTCGCCGCGCTGGTGCAGTCGGACATCCCGCACGGCCGCGTCACCGCCGAATCGATGGCCTCGGCGGCGTCGCGCGCCGCGGCGGCGCCGGGGGTGCTGCATGTGCTGACACCGCTGAACTGCCCTGCGCTGCATGCCCTTCCGGAAGATCTGACGTGGGATCTGCCGCTGGAGCGCAGGCCGCCGCTGTCGGATCTGTCCGTGCAGCACGTCGGGCAGCACCTGGCGCTGGTGGTGGCCGACTCCCCGGAGAACGCCGCGCACGCCGCCTCCCTGATGGCCGTCAGTTACGAGCCCGCCCCTGCGGTGCTGTCCGCGGCGCAGGTGCTCGCCGATCCGCCCGTCCCCGAGGGCGGATTCGGCGCCGTCCGCCACGGCGCCTACCGCCCCGACCATTTCGTGAAGCTGACCGAGGAGAAGCTGCAGGACCGCCGCGGGCCGCAGGCCGAGCCGACGGGCACCACCGTCGAGGCGATCTACACGACCCCTGAGAACGCGCACTATCCGATCGAGCTGTCGGCCACCATCGCGCGGTGGGAGGGCGACCTGCTCGTGGTGCACGACAGCACCCGGTGGATCACCGGTGAGCGCCGCGCCCTGGCGGCCTGGCTCGGGATCGGCGAGGACCGGATCCGGATCCTGTCGCCTCTGGTCGGAGGAGCGTTCGGCGCCAAGAGTTTTCTGTGGATGCACGTGGTGTTGTGTGCGGTGGCCGCACGCACGGTGGGCCGCCCCGTCAAGCTCGTGCTGACGCGCGACCAGATGTTCACCTCCACCGGTCACCGTCCGCCCACCGAACAGCGGATCACCCTGATCGCCGACGACACCGGCGCCCTCGCCAGCACCGAACACCACACCCTGACCGAGACGTCGACCGTCGCGCACTTCTGCGAACCGACCGGGTTGTCGACGCGCTTCCTGTACCGGTCGCCGCGGCTGGTGGTGTCGCACACCGTCGCCCGGATCAACGCGCCGACACCGTGTTTCATGCGGGGGCCGGGGGAGGCGCCGGGCCTGTTCGCCCTCGAGGTGGCGATGGACGAACTGGCCGAGGCGACGGGCCGGGACCCGCTGCAGCTGCGGCTCGCCCACGTGACCGACCGCGACCAGACCACCGGCCGGCCGTGGTCGGCGGCCGATCTGGCCGGGTGCTACCTGACCGGGGCTCGCCGGTTCGGCTGGGAGGATCGTCCGTCGACGCCACGAACCCTGTCCCGCAACGGGGTCCAGGTGGGGTGGGGGATGGCCACGGCCACCTACCCGGGCCGCAGGATGCCCGCCGGCTGCCGGGTGCAGACCCTGCCGGACGGCCGGGTGCGGTTCAGTGCGGCGACGCACGAGGTGGGTACCGGCGTCCGGACGGTGATGGCGCAGGTGGCCGCCGACGCCACCGGCCTGCCCCTGGACCGGGTCTGCTTCGACTCCGGAGACTCCGCGTTCCCCGACGCGCCGTACAGCGGCGCCTCCCAGACCACCGCGACGGTCGGCTCGGCGGTGTTCGCCGCGGCGCAGGAGTGGAAGCGCCGCCTGGGTGGCCGACCGTTCCCCGCCGGGGGCGTCGGCGCCGATCTCCTCGACGACCTCAGTTTCACCGTCACCAGCGACGGCGCACCCGACGGCGACGCGGTGTCCCAGTCGTTCGGCGCGCACTTCTGCGAGGTGGAGGTCGACGAGGCGCTGGGCCGCGCCACCGTCACCCGCTGGGTGGCCGTGATGGACTGCGGCCGGGTGCTCAATCCGAAGCTCGCCGCCAACCAGGTGATGGGGGGCATCACGTTCGGCGTCGGCATGGCCCTGCTCGAGCAGGTGCCCCACGATCCGCGCACCGCCCGGCCGCTCGGCGAGTACTACGTGCCCACCCACGCCGACCGTCCGGACTTCGACATCAGCTTCCTCGAGCGGCCGGACTACGCGCTCAACCCCATCGGGGTGCGGGGCATCGGCGAGATCGGCACCTGTGGAGTGCCGGCCGCCATCGCCAACGCCCTCCACCACGCCACCGGAAAACGCTTGCGGGCGTTGCCGATCACCCTCGAGGCTCTCCTGGAGCCCTCCGACGAACGGATGGTCTGA
- a CDS encoding response regulator transcription factor: protein MGALRVVVADDDVLLREGLASLLQRSGLEVIGQAGDASALLDLVRTEKPDLVLVDIRMPPTHTTEGLDAARVIREEAPGIGIVVLSAHVDVEHAMELLAGGHAIGYLLKTRVTDVADFLDTVQRVANGASVVDPALVAELVGARKRDDPLAALSSREREVLTLMAEGLSNGGIGRRLWVTEGTVEKHVRSILTKLNLPETGDDHRRVRAVIMFLEGR, encoded by the coding sequence ATGGGCGCTCTCCGGGTCGTGGTGGCCGACGACGACGTGCTGCTGCGCGAGGGGCTGGCCAGTCTGCTGCAGCGTTCCGGTCTGGAGGTCATCGGCCAGGCCGGTGACGCCTCGGCGCTACTGGACCTGGTGCGCACCGAGAAGCCCGATCTCGTCCTGGTCGACATCCGGATGCCGCCGACCCACACCACCGAGGGCCTCGACGCCGCCCGGGTGATCCGGGAGGAGGCCCCCGGCATCGGCATCGTGGTGCTCTCGGCCCACGTCGACGTCGAGCACGCGATGGAACTGCTCGCGGGCGGCCACGCCATCGGCTATCTGCTCAAGACGCGTGTCACCGATGTCGCCGATTTCCTCGACACGGTGCAGCGGGTCGCCAACGGCGCCTCGGTGGTCGATCCGGCGCTGGTGGCCGAACTCGTCGGAGCCCGCAAGCGCGACGATCCGCTGGCCGCACTGAGCTCCCGGGAACGGGAGGTGCTCACCTTGATGGCCGAGGGCCTGTCCAACGGCGGAATCGGCCGTCGGCTGTGGGTCACCGAGGGCACGGTGGAAAAGCACGTGCGCAGCATCTTGACGAAGTTGAACCTGCCCGAGACGGGCGACGATCACCGCCGGGTGCGGGCGGTGATCATGTTCCTGGAGGGCCGCTGA
- a CDS encoding LytR/AlgR family response regulator transcription factor, which translates to MSGVRCLIVDDSPGFRDAARDMLERADFVVVGTAADARDAERQAHALRPDLALVDVDLGADSGFDVAERLGEVAVILTSTHDEQDFADLIAASPALGFLPKFALSPVAINRLLAGRNVSGPPGT; encoded by the coding sequence ATGAGTGGTGTGCGCTGCCTGATCGTCGACGACAGCCCCGGATTCCGGGACGCTGCGCGCGACATGCTGGAGCGCGCCGATTTCGTGGTGGTCGGCACCGCGGCCGACGCCCGCGACGCCGAGCGGCAGGCCCACGCGCTGCGTCCGGATCTCGCGCTGGTGGACGTCGACCTGGGCGCCGACAGCGGATTCGACGTCGCCGAGCGGCTCGGCGAGGTGGCGGTGATCCTGACGTCGACGCACGACGAGCAGGATTTCGCCGACCTCATCGCGGCCAGTCCTGCCCTCGGTTTCCTGCCGAAGTTCGCGCTGTCGCCGGTCGCGATCAACCGGTTGCTCGCGGGCCGGAACGTCAGCGGCCCTCCAGGAACATGA
- a CDS encoding GAF domain-containing sensor histidine kinase translates to MTWRSLPSRLLSVVVRPTARPLGLGIVVAAAFLVGEVLAVFALKRVAPENAFGALLLLGVLVVSAGWGFGLAIATSLVSTAVYAYLHLEGRDSLAPALAIFLTLALLTNALVGQARLRAAEAEQRRRQADALAAQQAALRRVATLVARGADPAEVYAVAVEELAQSLGVDQVTLLRFESDGTAVVLAARDRPGKDALVPGERLPLAGDSVSARIQQSGAPARIDDYAEASGPIATRLRGLGVRSATGVPLIVGGAVCGALLVGCLDTEAIAEGLDAHIGDFADLICTAIANAQTRAELSASRARLVAASDDARRGFERDLHDGAQQRIVSLSLQVRAIEAGAADDELRAQLSGVVDGLAELYSDLQELSRGMHPAVLSKGGLPSALKALARRSSVPVELAVAVDRRLPESVEVAAYYVVAEALTNAAKHAAAEVVSVEVGLDDDTLRLSVTDDGVGGAAAGAGSGLVGLRDRVEALSGTLTVTSPRGAGTRVSAAIPVGA, encoded by the coding sequence GTGACCTGGCGCTCGCTCCCGTCCCGGCTGCTGAGCGTGGTCGTGCGGCCGACCGCCCGCCCGCTGGGGCTGGGCATCGTGGTGGCCGCGGCGTTCCTCGTCGGCGAGGTGCTGGCCGTCTTCGCGCTGAAACGGGTCGCGCCCGAGAATGCGTTCGGCGCGCTGCTGCTGCTGGGCGTGCTCGTGGTGTCGGCGGGGTGGGGCTTCGGGCTGGCGATCGCGACGTCGCTGGTCAGCACGGCGGTGTATGCCTACCTGCACCTGGAAGGCCGCGACAGCCTGGCGCCGGCGCTGGCCATCTTCCTGACGCTGGCGCTGCTGACCAATGCCCTGGTGGGGCAGGCGCGGCTGCGCGCCGCCGAGGCCGAGCAACGACGACGACAGGCCGATGCGCTGGCCGCTCAGCAGGCCGCGCTGCGGCGGGTCGCCACCCTCGTCGCGCGCGGCGCCGACCCCGCCGAGGTCTACGCCGTCGCGGTGGAGGAGCTGGCGCAGAGTCTGGGCGTGGACCAGGTCACGCTGCTGCGCTTCGAATCCGACGGCACCGCGGTCGTGCTGGCCGCCCGCGACCGGCCGGGCAAGGACGCCCTGGTGCCCGGCGAGCGGCTCCCGTTGGCCGGGGACAGCGTCAGCGCCCGGATCCAGCAGTCCGGTGCCCCGGCCCGCATCGACGACTACGCGGAGGCGTCCGGTCCGATCGCGACCCGGCTGCGCGGACTGGGCGTGCGCTCGGCCACCGGTGTGCCGCTGATCGTGGGCGGCGCGGTGTGCGGCGCGCTGCTGGTGGGGTGTCTGGACACCGAAGCGATCGCCGAGGGTCTCGACGCGCACATCGGCGACTTCGCCGATCTCATCTGCACGGCGATCGCCAACGCGCAGACACGCGCGGAACTCTCGGCGTCACGGGCGCGGCTCGTCGCCGCCTCCGACGACGCGCGGCGCGGCTTCGAACGGGACCTGCACGACGGTGCGCAGCAGCGCATCGTCTCGTTGAGCCTGCAGGTGCGCGCCATCGAGGCCGGCGCGGCCGACGACGAGCTGCGCGCCCAGCTCTCCGGGGTGGTCGACGGGCTGGCGGAGCTCTACTCCGATCTGCAGGAGCTGTCCCGCGGGATGCATCCGGCGGTGCTGTCCAAAGGTGGACTGCCCTCCGCGCTCAAAGCGCTGGCGCGGCGCTCGTCGGTACCGGTGGAGCTGGCGGTCGCGGTGGACCGCAGGCTGCCCGAGTCGGTCGAGGTGGCGGCGTATTACGTGGTGGCCGAGGCATTGACGAATGCCGCCAAGCACGCCGCGGCCGAGGTGGTGTCCGTCGAGGTCGGCCTCGACGACGACACGCTGCGTCTGTCGGTCACCGACGACGGCGTCGGTGGCGCCGCCGCGGGCGCGGGCTCGGGTCTGGTGGGTCTGCGGGACAGGGTGGAAGCGCTCTCCGGCACGCTCACGGTGACCAGTCCGCGGGGGGCGGGGACCCGGGTCAGCGCCGCCATCCCGGTCGGCGCGTGA
- a CDS encoding sensor histidine kinase: MTSGTDLAVVRRAGRIAALQASLALTAVLLLVGAVIFVVDAQVQKQQIADQLSSVVGTADDATDPPPGMNLVLRDLAGTTSASADGLPTAELLGRPPGFSDIRLGDDSYRVLVADRPQGRVVALLALESYEASRNRLLLALGAAELAGILASVGVVVLLTRRSLRPLTEALALQRRFVADASHELRAPLTVLHTRIQLLARRFEDGDAHRAKEQIDALAADTRVLGEVIEDLLASASMAGNRVPRDRVDVATLAEDVRASMSEHAESAGVTLTVNRDADTAATAFVVLGSAAALRRALTSLVDNALAHEHSGGAIEIRLWRRGPNVVVDVCDDGVGVDPDAMASLFARFSHGHNHTATAGRERYGIGLALVREIAVAHHGDITVAQTPGGGATFTLTLAAAPPG, translated from the coding sequence ATGACGTCGGGCACCGACCTGGCCGTCGTGCGGCGCGCGGGACGGATCGCCGCCCTGCAGGCGTCGCTGGCCCTCACCGCGGTGCTGCTGCTCGTCGGGGCGGTCATCTTCGTCGTCGACGCCCAGGTGCAGAAGCAGCAGATCGCCGATCAACTGAGCTCGGTCGTCGGGACGGCCGACGACGCGACCGACCCGCCACCCGGCATGAACCTCGTGCTCCGGGATCTGGCCGGGACGACGTCCGCCAGCGCCGACGGGCTGCCGACCGCGGAGCTGCTCGGGCGCCCACCGGGCTTCTCGGACATCCGGCTCGGTGACGACTCCTACCGCGTGCTGGTCGCCGACCGGCCGCAGGGAAGGGTGGTGGCGCTCCTGGCACTGGAATCCTATGAGGCGAGCCGCAACCGACTGCTGCTCGCGCTGGGCGCGGCGGAACTGGCCGGCATCCTGGCCTCGGTCGGGGTGGTCGTGCTGCTCACGCGGCGCTCGCTTCGTCCGCTCACGGAGGCCCTGGCCCTGCAGCGACGGTTCGTCGCCGACGCCTCCCATGAGCTCCGCGCCCCGCTGACCGTGCTGCACACCAGGATTCAACTGCTCGCCCGCCGCTTCGAGGACGGCGACGCGCACCGGGCCAAGGAGCAGATCGATGCGCTGGCCGCGGACACCCGCGTGCTCGGCGAGGTGATCGAGGACCTGCTGGCATCTGCCTCGATGGCCGGAAACAGGGTGCCCCGTGATCGCGTCGATGTCGCCACACTGGCCGAGGATGTCCGCGCCAGCATGTCCGAGCATGCCGAGTCCGCCGGGGTGACCCTGACGGTGAACCGGGACGCCGACACGGCCGCAACGGCTTTCGTCGTTCTCGGGTCCGCCGCCGCGCTGCGCCGCGCACTCACCTCGCTGGTCGACAACGCGCTCGCCCACGAACACTCGGGTGGCGCCATCGAGATCCGGCTGTGGCGGCGAGGACCGAACGTGGTCGTCGACGTGTGTGACGACGGCGTGGGCGTCGATCCCGACGCGATGGCCAGTCTGTTCGCCCGGTTCTCGCACGGACACAACCACACGGCGACCGCGGGTCGCGAGCGCTACGGCATCGGGCTGGCGCTGGTGCGCGAGATCGCCGTCGCCCACCACGGCGACATCACCGTCGCGCAGACCCCCGGTGGCGGCGCGACGTTCACGCTGACGCTCGCGGCCGCACCCCCGGGCTGA
- a CDS encoding response regulator transcription factor translates to MPDSMATPRLLIVEDDRALSSMLVGLFTDEGYEVEVAHDAQRGLHAALTRRYDAIVVDRGLPVMDGLDLVVALRSRGIVTGILMLTARGALSDRVDGLDAGAQDYLVKPFEVPELLARIRALVRRPNGDATLRAAGLSLDRVTRTVSGVAGQVELSEREAALLSVLMSTPGRTYTRGQLLSSAFDGVDNPGVVDTYVHYLRRKLGRGIVRTVHGTGYRLGTG, encoded by the coding sequence GTGCCCGACAGCATGGCGACGCCGAGGCTGCTGATCGTCGAGGACGACCGCGCCTTGAGCTCGATGCTGGTCGGTCTGTTCACCGACGAGGGGTACGAGGTCGAGGTCGCTCATGACGCTCAACGGGGCCTGCACGCCGCACTGACCCGGCGTTACGACGCCATCGTCGTCGATCGCGGGCTCCCGGTCATGGACGGCCTCGACCTCGTCGTCGCGCTGCGGTCGCGGGGGATCGTCACCGGGATCCTGATGCTGACGGCGCGCGGGGCGCTGTCCGACCGGGTCGACGGTCTCGACGCGGGCGCGCAGGACTATCTGGTCAAACCGTTCGAGGTGCCCGAGTTGCTGGCCCGCATCCGCGCTCTGGTGCGACGGCCGAACGGCGACGCGACCCTGCGCGCGGCCGGTCTGTCTCTGGACCGGGTGACCCGCACCGTGAGCGGCGTCGCCGGACAGGTCGAACTCTCCGAGCGGGAAGCCGCGCTGCTCAGCGTCCTGATGAGCACCCCGGGACGGACGTACACCCGCGGCCAGCTGCTGAGTTCGGCCTTCGACGGCGTCGACAATCCGGGCGTGGTCGACACCTACGTGCACTATCTGCGTCGCAAGCTGGGACGCGGCATCGTGCGCACCGTGCACGGCACCGGATACCGCCTGGGGACCGGATGA
- a CDS encoding FAD:protein FMN transferase, with amino-acid sequence MTLDSPELAHSRWQRWSTDMHLVVTEPVSLRRARVEVDAELDAVDRAASRFRADSEVMALAASGGRPTRISGTLADLLSAALTAARATDGDVDPTVGAAVVALGSEDGTAVSAVSPACWSTVALDDRVVTVPPGVLLDLGATAKAVAADRCAERVHGVTGSGVMVNLGGDIATAGTAPDGGWQVLVHDVDGDPDGMVALPSGTALATSSTLRRRWRRNDELLHHILDPRTGRSADPVWRTVSVAAQTCWAANTVSTAAIVRGWSALPWIEALGLSARLVDRDRVEHTVGSWPRTTAEARR; translated from the coding sequence ATGACCCTCGACTCCCCGGAACTCGCACACAGTCGCTGGCAGCGCTGGAGCACCGACATGCACCTCGTCGTCACCGAACCGGTGTCGCTGCGTCGCGCCCGCGTCGAAGTCGACGCCGAATTGGACGCGGTCGACCGCGCGGCGTCGAGATTCCGGGCCGACTCCGAGGTCATGGCGCTCGCCGCCTCCGGGGGCCGGCCGACGCGGATCAGCGGGACGCTGGCCGACCTCCTCTCGGCGGCGCTGACCGCGGCGCGGGCCACCGACGGTGACGTCGACCCCACCGTGGGCGCGGCCGTCGTCGCCCTCGGCAGCGAGGACGGCACCGCCGTGTCGGCGGTGAGCCCCGCATGCTGGTCGACGGTCGCCCTCGACGATCGCGTCGTCACCGTGCCGCCGGGGGTGCTGCTCGACCTGGGCGCCACCGCGAAGGCGGTCGCCGCCGACCGGTGCGCCGAGCGCGTCCACGGCGTCACCGGCAGTGGGGTGATGGTCAACCTCGGCGGTGACATCGCCACCGCGGGAACGGCACCGGACGGCGGTTGGCAGGTCCTGGTGCACGACGTCGACGGCGATCCGGACGGCATGGTCGCGCTGCCGTCCGGCACCGCACTGGCCACCTCCAGCACTCTTCGGCGCCGCTGGCGGCGCAACGACGAACTGCTGCACCACATCCTGGATCCGCGGACAGGCCGGTCCGCGGATCCGGTGTGGCGCACCGTGTCGGTCGCGGCGCAGACGTGCTGGGCCGCCAACACCGTGTCGACGGCGGCGATCGTGCGCGGTTGGTCGGCGCTGCCATGGATCGAGGCTCTCGGACTGTCTGCCCGATTGGTGGACCGCGACCGCGTCGAGCACACCGTCGGCTCCTGGCCGCGCACCACCGCGGAGGCCCGGCGATGA
- a CDS encoding ferric reductase-like transmembrane domain-containing protein, translating into MTSEALWALGRGTGVTALVFLTIAQTLGIATRSGRRVATLPRFAVADVHRFAALAGTGLVAAHLVLLFFDPYAQLRLVDFAVPFLAAYRPVWLGLGTLACDILVVVTVSALLRHRLGPRAFRAVHWMAYALWPFALVHALGAGTDALRVWFLALAGGCAVIVAGALTWRLRADFVEYADTRTEAHR; encoded by the coding sequence ATGACCAGCGAGGCACTGTGGGCGCTGGGGCGCGGCACCGGGGTCACCGCCCTGGTGTTCCTGACGATCGCGCAGACGCTGGGCATCGCGACCCGTTCGGGACGGCGCGTCGCCACCCTCCCCCGCTTCGCCGTCGCCGACGTTCACCGGTTCGCCGCGCTGGCCGGCACCGGACTGGTGGCCGCGCATCTGGTCCTGCTGTTCTTCGACCCCTACGCCCAACTGCGCCTGGTCGACTTCGCCGTCCCGTTCCTCGCCGCCTACCGACCCGTCTGGCTCGGTCTGGGCACACTGGCCTGCGACATCCTCGTCGTGGTGACGGTCAGCGCCCTGCTGCGTCATCGCCTCGGCCCGCGTGCTTTTCGCGCAGTCCACTGGATGGCCTATGCATTGTGGCCGTTTGCGCTGGTGCACGCCCTCGGCGCCGGCACCGATGCCCTGCGCGTCTGGTTCCTGGCTCTGGCAGGCGGGTGCGCGGTCATCGTCGCCGGCGCGCTGACGTGGCGGCTGCGGGCGGACTTCGTCGAATACGCCGACACCCGAACGGAGGCGCACCGGTGA
- a CDS encoding NADH-ubiquinone oxidoreductase-F iron-sulfur binding region domain-containing protein codes for MSSHANPFDVQRLFAACGPGLTEHRARFGTLPTQPPENVIAALHAAGLTGRGGAGFPTGRKIASVTGRGAVVVGNGAEGEPLSGKDALLLTRAPHLVLDGLQVCASTVGADTVHLYVPQRVAPTVRAALAERAAAGADRRRVSIVDAPDSFVAGEESAVVRRIEGGPAVPRDRTVPTSIAGVRGRPTLVNNVETLAHIALIARYGPQWFRSVGDPEDPGTMLITLSGAVPRRGVVEMPTGTPLTAVLAAGGVTDVRAARAVLIGGYHGSWIPAAGLAGARLSRAGLRSCGATPGAGIVHVLAADECGLTHTARIVAYLADHGARQCGPCRNGLPRLAQMFDDLACGRVDDGHLREMHRMLGLVDGRGACRHPDGTVRLACSALDVFADDVAHHRAGRCSAALVTEIA; via the coding sequence GTGAGCTCACACGCGAATCCGTTTGACGTGCAACGCCTTTTCGCCGCCTGCGGACCGGGGCTGACCGAGCACCGCGCGCGGTTCGGCACGCTTCCCACCCAGCCGCCGGAGAACGTGATCGCAGCTCTGCACGCGGCAGGCTTGACGGGGCGGGGCGGCGCCGGGTTCCCCACCGGGCGCAAGATCGCCTCGGTCACCGGCCGGGGCGCCGTCGTGGTCGGCAACGGCGCCGAGGGCGAGCCGCTCAGCGGCAAGGACGCCCTGTTGCTGACCCGGGCGCCCCATCTGGTGCTGGACGGTCTGCAGGTGTGCGCCTCGACGGTTGGCGCGGACACGGTCCATCTCTACGTCCCGCAGCGTGTCGCGCCCACCGTGCGCGCGGCTCTGGCCGAACGTGCCGCAGCCGGCGCGGATCGGCGCCGGGTGAGCATCGTCGACGCGCCCGACAGCTTCGTCGCCGGGGAAGAGTCCGCGGTGGTCCGGCGCATCGAGGGCGGCCCGGCCGTCCCCCGCGACCGCACGGTGCCGACGTCGATCGCCGGGGTGCGCGGGCGACCCACGCTGGTCAACAACGTCGAGACGCTGGCGCATATCGCGTTGATCGCCCGCTACGGCCCCCAGTGGTTCCGATCGGTCGGGGACCCGGAAGATCCCGGCACCATGCTGATCACGCTGTCCGGAGCGGTGCCCCGGCGCGGTGTCGTCGAGATGCCCACCGGAACCCCGCTGACAGCGGTCCTCGCCGCCGGCGGCGTCACCGACGTGCGAGCCGCGCGAGCGGTCCTGATCGGCGGCTACCACGGCAGCTGGATCCCCGCGGCGGGCCTCGCCGGCGCCCGGCTGTCCCGCGCGGGCCTGCGGTCGTGCGGGGCCACCCCCGGCGCGGGCATCGTCCACGTGCTCGCCGCCGACGAGTGCGGTCTCACCCACACCGCGCGGATCGTCGCCTACCTCGCCGATCACGGTGCCCGACAGTGCGGTCCGTGCCGCAACGGTTTGCCCCGCCTGGCGCAGATGTTCGACGACCTCGCCTGCGGCCGCGTGGACGACGGGCACCTCCGCGAGATGCACCGGATGCTCGGCCTCGTCGACGGACGCGGTGCGTGTCGCCACCCCGACGGCACCGTCCGGCTGGCGTGCAGCGCACTGGATGTCTTCGCCGACGATGTCGCCCACCACCGCGCGGGCCGCTGCAGCGCCGCGCTCGTCACGGAGATCGCATGA
- a CDS encoding ferredoxin, producing MKRTAAPRRLHIDWTRCDGRGLCTELLPGVLDRDDWGYPVARDGTREPVVPRGDLTEARMAVNRCPRLALTLTTPS from the coding sequence ATGAAACGCACGGCCGCACCGCGCAGGCTGCACATCGACTGGACCCGATGCGACGGCCGGGGCCTGTGCACCGAGTTGCTGCCCGGCGTCCTCGACCGCGATGACTGGGGCTACCCCGTGGCGCGGGACGGAACCCGCGAGCCGGTGGTACCGCGCGGTGACCTGACCGAGGCGCGCATGGCCGTGAACCGCTGCCCCCGCCTGGCGCTGACCCTGACCACGCCGAGCTAG
- a CDS encoding DUF2231 domain-containing protein has translation MSTFRGLPAHILLVHFIVVLAPATAVLAIVCALWPTARRHFTWLVVLLAAATALLTPLTTEAGEWLEQRTQATALLNAHTALGDTMVYFSLGLLVAAALLAFIHLRENRNRPLAPALHWAVVGIVVIAAVATSAQVYRIGDSGARSAWEDKVAATSTP, from the coding sequence GTGTCCACATTCCGAGGGCTTCCCGCCCATATCCTGCTCGTCCACTTCATCGTGGTGCTCGCGCCGGCGACCGCCGTCCTGGCGATCGTGTGCGCGCTGTGGCCGACCGCGCGACGACACTTCACGTGGCTGGTCGTGCTTCTCGCCGCCGCGACCGCGCTGCTGACCCCGCTGACGACCGAGGCCGGCGAGTGGCTGGAACAGCGCACCCAGGCCACCGCACTGCTGAACGCGCACACCGCACTCGGTGACACCATGGTCTACTTCTCGCTCGGCCTGCTCGTCGCCGCGGCCCTGCTGGCGTTCATCCATCTTCGCGAGAACCGCAACCGACCGCTCGCGCCCGCGCTGCACTGGGCCGTTGTCGGCATCGTCGTCATCGCCGCCGTCGCCACCTCGGCCCAGGTGTACCGGATCGGTGATTCCGGGGCGCGATCCGCCTGGGAGGACAAGGTCGCCGCGACGTCGACCCCGTGA